A genomic segment from Microbulbifer elongatus encodes:
- the dnaJ gene encoding molecular chaperone DnaJ: protein MSKRDYYEVLGVSKGADEKELKKAYRRVAMKYHPDRNPDDKEAENKFKEANEAYEVLSDPQKKAAYDQFGHAGVDGQAGGAGAGGFGGFSDIFGDVFGDIFGGGAGGGRRGPARGSDLRYDLDLDLEDAVRGTTVKIKVPTLVNCGTCHGSGAKAGSKPQTCGTCGGAGQVRMQQGFFSVQQTCPNCRGRGTVITDPCDSCHGRGRVEETKTLSVKVPPGVDTGDRIRLAGEGEAGPDGGPAGDLYVQVMVREHELFQRDGKNLYCEVPISFVTAALGGEMEVPTLDGKVKLKIPAESQTGKLFRLRGKGVTPVRGGAPGDLLCRVVVETPVNLSSKQKELLDEFARTLSEKKNSPRQTGWFEGVKNFFGDMKL from the coding sequence ATGTCCAAACGCGATTACTACGAAGTCCTCGGCGTCAGCAAAGGCGCGGATGAAAAGGAGCTGAAAAAAGCTTACCGCCGGGTGGCGATGAAATATCACCCGGACCGCAACCCCGACGATAAAGAAGCGGAAAACAAATTCAAAGAGGCCAATGAGGCCTACGAAGTGCTTTCCGATCCGCAAAAGAAAGCGGCCTATGACCAGTTCGGTCACGCTGGTGTGGATGGCCAGGCGGGGGGCGCTGGTGCCGGCGGCTTTGGCGGTTTCTCCGATATCTTCGGTGATGTGTTCGGCGATATCTTTGGTGGCGGCGCCGGTGGCGGCCGCCGTGGCCCGGCGCGCGGTTCCGACCTGCGTTACGACCTGGACCTGGACCTGGAAGACGCCGTGCGCGGCACCACGGTCAAGATCAAGGTGCCGACGCTGGTCAACTGTGGCACCTGCCACGGCTCCGGTGCCAAGGCCGGCTCCAAGCCTCAGACCTGTGGTACCTGTGGTGGCGCCGGTCAGGTGCGTATGCAACAGGGTTTCTTCTCGGTACAGCAGACCTGTCCCAACTGTCGTGGGCGCGGCACGGTCATCACTGATCCCTGCGACAGCTGTCACGGTCGCGGCCGAGTGGAAGAAACCAAGACCCTGTCGGTCAAGGTGCCGCCGGGTGTGGATACCGGTGATCGCATTCGTTTAGCGGGCGAAGGTGAAGCGGGCCCAGACGGCGGCCCGGCCGGTGACCTGTATGTGCAGGTGATGGTGCGCGAGCACGAGCTGTTCCAGCGCGACGGCAAGAACCTGTACTGCGAAGTGCCGATCAGCTTTGTTACCGCCGCCCTAGGTGGGGAAATGGAGGTGCCGACCCTGGATGGCAAGGTCAAACTTAAGATTCCGGCCGAGAGTCAGACCGGCAAGCTGTTCCGCCTGCGCGGCAAAGGTGTTACTCCGGTGCGCGGCGGGGCACCCGGTGATCTGCTGTGCCGTGTGGTCGTGGAAACCCCGGTAAACCTGTCTTCCAAGCAGAAAGAGCTGCTGGACGAGTTTGCCCGCACCCTGAGCGAAAAGAAAAACTCTCCCCGTCAGACCGGCTGGTTTGAAGGGGTAAAGAATTTCTTTGGTGATATGAAGCTGTAA